A section of the Euryarchaeota archaeon genome encodes:
- a CDS encoding NTP transferase domain-containing protein — MRAVILAAGEGKRMRPLTANMSKCMLPVAGVPIVERLVLSLKSAGMRGATIVVGYKEERIREHFGDGRKWDVSIDYVVQKEQLGTGHALAQIPETVGRFMVANGDILVDAASVKAIASHPGFAVAGVTVKDPTEYGTFRLSGKTIQEIVEKSTTPPSSHANAGLYMIDSTVLEAARSLSKTERGEFEIVDAVNAAIAKGARFEMVDMREWRDVGRPWHLLEANEEAMREVKTRLNGTVEKGATLKGAVQVGKGAVVRAGAYIEGPVIIGANCTVGPNCYIRPGTVLMEGAKVGNGCEVKNSIIMANAHVNHLSYVGDSIIGERVNLGAGTKVANLRHDGKTIKAKWDGQKFDTGRRKFGVVLGDDVHTGINTSLNVGVMLAAKAATRPGDVVL; from the coding sequence CTGCGCGCCGTGATCCTTGCCGCTGGAGAGGGGAAACGCATGCGTCCGCTCACGGCCAACATGTCGAAATGCATGCTGCCGGTCGCAGGAGTCCCCATCGTTGAGCGTCTTGTTCTATCGCTGAAAAGCGCCGGTATGAGAGGCGCGACGATCGTCGTCGGCTACAAGGAGGAGCGCATCCGCGAGCACTTCGGCGATGGGAGGAAGTGGGATGTCTCCATTGATTACGTGGTACAGAAGGAGCAACTTGGAACGGGCCACGCGCTCGCCCAGATTCCCGAGACCGTGGGCCGTTTCATGGTCGCGAACGGCGACATTCTGGTAGACGCGGCGTCGGTCAAGGCGATCGCGTCGCACCCGGGATTCGCGGTCGCCGGCGTCACGGTGAAGGACCCGACGGAATACGGGACCTTTCGCCTCAGCGGCAAGACCATCCAGGAGATCGTCGAGAAGAGCACGACACCGCCGTCAAGCCACGCGAACGCGGGCCTCTACATGATCGACTCCACGGTACTCGAAGCCGCAAGAAGTCTCTCGAAGACTGAACGCGGCGAGTTCGAGATCGTGGACGCCGTGAACGCCGCCATCGCGAAAGGCGCCAGGTTCGAGATGGTGGACATGCGCGAATGGCGCGATGTGGGCCGTCCGTGGCACTTGCTCGAAGCAAACGAAGAGGCGATGCGCGAAGTCAAGACCCGACTCAATGGGACGGTCGAGAAGGGGGCGACCCTCAAGGGCGCCGTACAGGTGGGAAAGGGCGCTGTCGTGAGGGCCGGTGCTTACATCGAAGGCCCCGTGATCATCGGAGCGAACTGCACTGTAGGACCGAACTGCTACATCCGACCAGGCACCGTCCTCATGGAAGGCGCGAAGGTCGGGAACGGTTGCGAAGTCAAGAACAGCATCATAATGGCGAACGCCCACGTGAACCACCTCTCGTACGTGGGGGACAGCATCATAGGCGAGCGTGTGAACCTCGGCGCGGGGACCAAGGTCGCCAACCTCCGGCACGATGGGAAGACGATCAAAGCGAAGTGGGATGGACAAAAGTTCGACACGGGAAGACGGAAGTTCGGAGTAGTTCTGGGCGATGACGTCCACACGGGGATCAACACGAGCTTGAACGTTGGCGTGATGCTGGCGGCGAAGGCGGCGACTAGACCCGGCGACGTGGTGCTCTAG
- the glmM gene encoding phosphoglucosamine mutase, which yields MGLFGSSGIRGKVFERITPELSLKVGLAVGAAHKRVVVGRDTRTSGPMLENALVSGLLSAGAQVRTCGVVTTPTLAYAARDFDCGVVVTASHNPGEYNGIKLWNPDGMAFSVKQQEEVERRVAGEPAHGPWRDSPSPTDNPGAVERHMKALLRDALSANGTKVVVDSGNGPGATITPEMLRRMGASVVTLNAQLDGTFPARDPEPTPENLKDLSLTVTASGAALGIAHDGDADRMVAVDETGTVLGGDLTLALFARSLGARTIVVPIDTSMAVDSFLKGVKVIKGRVGDQFISEDVKAHGASFGGEPSGAWIFPRVSLCPDGPHAAKRMVEIVTREGPLSKVAAEFPSLPIKRHAVKVPEGDKAKTMRHVKELASRLGRTSSIDGVRVDLEDGWLLIRPSGTEPKIRITAEAKTEKRMEDIFTKASDILDKAVKA from the coding sequence ATGGGCCTCTTTGGCTCCAGCGGGATCCGCGGGAAGGTCTTCGAACGTATCACGCCCGAGCTTTCGCTCAAGGTCGGCCTGGCCGTCGGGGCCGCGCATAAGCGCGTCGTCGTGGGACGCGACACCCGGACGTCGGGACCGATGCTTGAAAACGCCCTCGTCTCCGGTCTACTTTCCGCGGGGGCGCAGGTCCGCACCTGCGGCGTCGTGACCACGCCTACGCTCGCGTACGCCGCGCGGGACTTCGACTGCGGCGTAGTCGTCACCGCGAGCCACAATCCCGGCGAGTACAACGGCATCAAGCTCTGGAATCCGGACGGCATGGCGTTCAGCGTGAAGCAACAGGAGGAGGTCGAGCGGCGCGTCGCTGGCGAACCTGCGCATGGCCCATGGCGGGACTCGCCTTCGCCGACGGATAATCCCGGCGCCGTCGAGCGGCACATGAAGGCGCTTCTCCGCGACGCCCTTTCCGCCAACGGCACCAAGGTCGTCGTCGACTCGGGGAACGGCCCCGGGGCCACGATCACGCCCGAGATGCTTCGGCGAATGGGTGCCTCGGTCGTCACTTTGAACGCGCAACTCGACGGCACGTTCCCGGCGCGAGACCCCGAACCGACTCCAGAGAACCTCAAGGACCTTTCCCTGACCGTCACCGCCTCGGGGGCAGCCCTCGGCATCGCCCACGATGGCGACGCCGACCGCATGGTGGCGGTCGACGAGACCGGGACCGTCCTCGGCGGCGACTTGACCCTCGCGCTCTTCGCCCGGTCCTTGGGGGCCCGCACCATTGTCGTGCCTATCGACACGAGCATGGCCGTGGACAGCTTCCTCAAAGGCGTGAAGGTCATCAAGGGCCGGGTGGGGGACCAGTTCATCTCCGAGGACGTCAAGGCGCACGGTGCCAGCTTCGGCGGCGAACCGTCCGGCGCTTGGATATTCCCACGCGTGAGCCTCTGCCCCGACGGGCCCCACGCCGCAAAGCGCATGGTCGAGATCGTGACTAGGGAAGGCCCGCTTTCGAAAGTCGCGGCGGAGTTTCCGAGCCTGCCGATCAAACGGCACGCGGTGAAAGTGCCCGAAGGGGACAAGGCGAAGACAATGCGGCACGTCAAGGAACTTGCCTCAAGGCTTGGCCGGACGAGCTCCATCGACGGGGTTCGTGTCGACCTCGAGGACGGGTGGCTCCTCATACGACCGAGCGGCACGGAACCGAAGATCAGGATAACCGCGGAAGCAAAGACCGAGAAGCGGATGGAGGACATCTTCACGAAAGCGTCGGATATACTTGACAAGGCGGTGAAGGCGTGA